A stretch of Microbacterium sp. LWH3-1.2 DNA encodes these proteins:
- a CDS encoding alpha/beta fold hydrolase, with amino-acid sequence MSEHEAASTATDTSDERVRRALRCGEPTIHEFDTVDGVMLRLTRFEGGTKGPVILTPGFGTSAFAYTIDTTDTNFPEYLYEHGYDVWVLDYRASPELPSGGTQFTLDDIAEYDYPAAVAKVREVSGAESVQIVAHCVGSLTMLMSLGLGLEGVRSAVASQVTLHPRGGTLNELRAGIYAGNILQALGFDTLTTEFDDDPSWGETLYDKALAIYPAGDEPCDRPFCRRVMFMYGEVYDHAQLNEATHDHLEEAFGVANMTTLRHITRILREDHAVSADGEHDYLDDVSGLRLPIAFLHGADNRLFVPEGSEITYDVLRERNGAELYTRDVIPGYAHMDCFIGKDAARDVYPVITARLDRHN; translated from the coding sequence ATGAGCGAGCACGAAGCCGCATCGACGGCGACGGATACTTCGGACGAACGCGTTCGGCGCGCCCTGCGCTGCGGTGAACCGACGATCCACGAATTCGACACCGTCGACGGGGTCATGCTGCGCCTCACGCGGTTCGAGGGCGGAACGAAGGGGCCCGTCATCCTGACCCCCGGGTTCGGCACGTCGGCGTTCGCGTACACGATCGACACCACCGACACGAACTTCCCCGAGTACCTCTACGAGCACGGCTACGACGTGTGGGTGCTCGACTACCGCGCGAGCCCGGAGCTGCCGTCGGGAGGGACGCAGTTCACACTCGACGACATCGCCGAGTACGACTACCCGGCCGCGGTCGCCAAGGTGCGCGAGGTGTCGGGAGCGGAGTCGGTGCAGATCGTGGCGCACTGCGTCGGATCGCTCACGATGCTGATGTCGCTGGGCCTGGGCCTCGAGGGCGTGCGCTCGGCGGTCGCCTCCCAGGTCACGCTGCACCCGCGCGGCGGCACGCTCAACGAGCTGCGTGCCGGTATCTACGCGGGGAACATCCTGCAGGCACTGGGCTTCGACACCCTGACCACCGAGTTCGACGACGACCCGTCGTGGGGCGAGACGCTCTACGACAAGGCGCTCGCGATCTACCCCGCGGGCGACGAGCCGTGCGACCGCCCGTTCTGCCGGCGGGTCATGTTCATGTACGGCGAGGTGTACGACCATGCGCAGCTGAACGAGGCGACGCACGACCACCTCGAGGAGGCGTTCGGCGTCGCCAACATGACGACGCTGCGCCACATCACGAGAATCCTCCGCGAGGACCACGCCGTCAGCGCGGACGGCGAGCACGACTACCTCGACGACGTGTCGGGCCTGCGTCTGCCGATCGCCTTCCTCCACGGCGCCGACAACCGCCTGTTCGTGCCGGAGGGCAGCGAGATCACCTACGACGTGCTGCGCGAGCGCAACGGCGCCGAGCTGTACACCCGGGACGTCATCCCCGGCTACGCCCATATGGACTGCTTCATCGGGAAGGATGCCGCGCGCGACGTCTATCCCGTCATCACCGCCCGGCTCGACCGGCACAACTGA
- a CDS encoding alpha/beta hydrolase encodes MSRSSAEAPGATRERGLRKLLHLTRLMVTGDRQPITRTPSEFGLAYEEVAFAASDGVALKGWFVPSGAERGPVVVFVHGWLWNRTGNVAGRVPFVDRDVDFLPATKALHDAGFHVLLFDLSNHGESGSRPPLTMGRWEARDFTGALAYLRERPDVDPARIGALGTSAGANTVMYAIPDGPPVKAFLAVQPTRLPVFNRNFAREVLGPLGPAEAASTDLVYVALRAPLPSRHDPAIPARELGDTVVQYVQGTGDPWGEMRIVEEFSALTPHSLGVIAYPSTGRYEGYQYVSKEVDEVVGFFTAHL; translated from the coding sequence ATGTCCCGGTCGTCGGCTGAGGCGCCCGGCGCGACGCGGGAGCGCGGACTGCGCAAGCTCCTCCATCTCACGCGGCTGATGGTCACGGGGGATCGCCAGCCGATCACGCGGACGCCGTCCGAGTTCGGGCTCGCGTACGAAGAGGTCGCCTTCGCCGCGAGCGACGGCGTCGCGCTGAAGGGGTGGTTCGTCCCGTCCGGCGCGGAGCGAGGCCCGGTCGTCGTGTTCGTGCACGGCTGGCTGTGGAATCGCACCGGCAACGTCGCGGGGCGCGTGCCGTTCGTCGACCGCGACGTCGACTTCCTCCCGGCGACGAAGGCGCTGCACGACGCCGGATTCCACGTGCTGCTCTTCGACCTCTCGAACCACGGCGAGAGCGGCAGCAGACCGCCGCTCACAATGGGGCGCTGGGAGGCGCGCGACTTCACGGGAGCGCTCGCCTACCTGCGGGAACGGCCCGACGTCGATCCGGCGCGCATCGGCGCGCTCGGCACGTCCGCGGGCGCGAACACCGTCATGTACGCCATTCCCGACGGACCCCCGGTGAAGGCGTTCCTCGCGGTGCAGCCGACCCGGCTCCCCGTGTTCAACCGCAACTTCGCGCGAGAGGTGCTCGGACCGCTCGGTCCTGCGGAAGCGGCGAGCACCGACCTGGTGTACGTCGCGCTGCGGGCCCCGCTGCCGAGCCGCCACGATCCGGCGATCCCCGCACGCGAGCTCGGCGACACCGTCGTGCAGTACGTGCAGGGAACCGGCGATCCGTGGGGCGAGATGCGGATCGTGGAGGAGTTCTCCGCGCTCACACCGCACTCCCTCGGCGTCATCGCGTACCCGTCGACGGGTCGCTACGAGGGCTATCAGTACGTGAGCAAGGAGGTCGACGAGGTCGTCGGCTTCTTCACCGCCCACCTCTGA